TATTTAATCGGAAAATGGTTGGATTGAAAGAATCCAATCAATTgcataaaattattttattccaatgtattcaataaacattgTGTACTTTTTAGGTATACTGAGGTCGGGTGAAttgtcctttttaaaaaatcacaatatgCATTAAATGTAATTCATAGGGTCTTGGTGGGCGGTGatcacagaggactcagagaaGGAAACTCGCTGTGACGTAATAAAACTAAGCCTCGCCCATGTCGTACTGCGCATGTCAGCGGCTCTGTTTACCGTGCTGAAGTTAGTTCCTCGTTCGTATGTGATTAAATCACTAGGAAACGAAGCAGACGAGTATTCACAAATGTAtcaaattagcttttttttttttttttttttttaaaagacgtTTCTATGGTCAAGTGACATAAAAGTGGTTACCATCATCATTTATAGAAAATGATCAAACAAAAGTATAATATCAGCACCAGTACCAGGACTCAAAAATGGGTCACGGacacattattatcaatggagaaaaatatatattgccTTTATCTTAAAAACAATTTATTAACGCAGTGAAGTATGgggtgccgaatgtaaaaacCTGTTCACTTTGTaaatttttaatctaaatgtaaaagttaaatctaaatgttaactctaaatctgaatgtaaaatctaaatcaaaattttaactaaatctgaatgttaaacctaaatctaaatgtgaacgaaatctgaatgttaaacctaaatctagTTGTGaactaaatctgaatgttaaacctaaatctagTTGTGaactaaatctgaatgttaaacctaaatctaaatgttaactctatatctaaatgttaaattggtcacCAAGTCGGGCGGGGCCTCGTGATTGACAGGCGCTGACCagcccactttgtataatttataaacatttagctttacacttggcaaccaatttaacatttagacaaacatttaacattaagattatacttttagatttaacatctggatttagatttttgttttcatgtttacacattttaaacaatatagaacatgctgttgtACATtcatttgtctcaaatgaaagaaaaattagctaaatgtgaagaaaatgagctaaatgctGTTCAAAGTGACCGAGTTTTTAGATTCGGCTTCCCATAGTGGAGTGGTGTAATTATATACAATTGATAATCAAAAATATctaatttttcttctttttttccagtTATTGGATAAAATACAGTTagtaaattgttagtttctaaCTTAACCAAATATAACTTGTTATTATTTGAGTATTACTAGTTGTGAAACACTGACATACGCAGTTTAGAGGTACTCTTCCCCTTTAAATTGCTCCGAACACGAAACGTGCTTCACGACACTCTCAGCTCCGGCTCCGTGTATGAGCGCCTGCTTATGTCGCCTTCCCTCCTTCACTAGTTTCATTCGTTTCCCCCTCTGCTCACCTCCAGTGGCGGTGGTACAATGGCAGCGGCGGCGCCCAACCCGGAGGACCCAGCCCGGAGCTGCAGCAACGGCTCCCCGGGTGCAGCCGGAGCTTTGGCCGGGGACGGGGACGCGGAAGAGGCCGAAGATTTCACGTCGTCGTCGCACTGCTCGGAGCTGTCGCGGCGGCAGAACGAGCAGAGAAAGCAGGGCTTGTTCTGTGATGTGACGCTGGCCTTCAGCAGCGGAGCGGCCACAGGGAACGTCCAAAGCTGCGAGTTTTCCGCACACCGCTCCGTCCTGGCCGCGGCCACCGACTATTTCACCCCGCTGCTGGGAGGACAGTTCTCGGAGTCGCTGTCCGGGCGGGTGGAGATGAAGGAATGGAGCTCGGAGCTGGGGCCTGACCCAGAGACGGTGGAGAGTGTCATCCAGTACATGTACACCGGGGAGATACGAGTCAGCACCTGCAACGTGCACGAGGTCCTGGAGCTGGCCGACAGGTACGATCACATTATCCTTCATTTTGATTTCTAATATAGTTAATCCATTTGACATAACCTATGAGGGAAATTATCTAACAgtctgtaaacaaacaaaatgccttttataaatatatatatatacccccCCCCCATTTTTATCCATTATGATGTTCTAATGCAGTTGTTCTCAAActatttttggctcaagtatcccatttttctttatttctgaatccaagtaccccctctgtccgactacaacattttgctcagaaaactgtggaaaaaaacaactgagCATAATGATAACactcattttaaagaatttcattttgtaaataagtgaagtgaaacagtatttagtgactcccgaatagatttgtttctatatatatatatatatatatatatatatatatatatatatatatatatatatgtatatatgtattttaattgtaatattaaaaGGACACTTGTGGTAACTTGGGTAACATGTCATTGGTGAATTTTATTCACTTCCCCTTTTACTCAAATACTCTTTAGTAGTTGAGACACCTGGATTTCAGATTCTTTCTTTAGCCTTTGTTAGAAAGAAAAAGTGTTTGGTTACTTTTTTACTTGCTTACTGTATTGCATATTTTTAATACAATGTAAGTGACGTGTCCTCTTTTTGAAAATCACAATCTGCTTTGCTTTCtaattaaatttaattcatAGCCTTGGTAGGAGGCCAATATATTTTCAGCCCAAAAAAGTGCATTGGGTAATGACCAGTGACTGCAATAAAGATGACTGCAGTTATACTTTGTTCACAGATGGATCATTAATAGATTTGTTTCTGTTGAACGACGAGCAAATAAACCATATTTATCTGCATTTGACAAATTACGTTTCTAAATTAAAGAAATAAGTTTTAAATAAACTTGTCTTGTTTAATGCATTCCAtacataaatgttttcctttgaGACGTCAAAGGAACTTAATATTAGTGACAGTCCCACGTGTTTGTGTTAGATTAAcacacacatgtcaaactcaaggccaaagGGCCAAGTTTGACCAGCCAGAGCATCTAGTCCGGCCCGCTGGAAGATTTTGCTCAAAGTAAACactggacttttaaaaaaaaaaaaaaaaaaaaataagatgggGGTTGCACTTGCAGCACTACCTTATTTACATtgatattaaattgcaattattttctaaaaacctGGAAAATTCTCGCAAATTGTCCCACAGAATTACATTGCAAATTTTGAGAACATTTGTTGCAAAGTCAAGGAATTTTCAACAAATGCTTGACATTtaggattttgtttgaatttgttctttttccttcacaaaaacatggatttttctgGTCCGACTCACTTGAGGTCAGACTAGGTCGTGTGTGGCCCTTGAAGTGTTATTTGACACCTGATGTTTAACCCATAGCAGCACAGGGTGAGCAGTGTCAAAGGTTAATGATGTGGGTGAATTTATTGCTTCAAACTGTCATACATCAGGTTGATAAGAGAATGAGGAATGTCAGCAGATAATCATCATGTATTCCtgtgtctcctcttctgttaggTTCCTTCTGGTTCAGCTCAAAGATTTCTGTGGAGAGTTTCTCAAGAAGAAGCTGAGCCTCACCAACTGTGTGGCCGTGCACAGCCTGGCTCACATGTACACCCTAGACCAGCTGGCGCTGCGTGCTGCCGACATGATCCGACGCAACTTCCACAAAGTTATCCAGGATGAGGAGTTTTACACGCTCCCGTTTCACCTGGTCCGAGATTGGCTGTCCGATGCAGAGATCACAGTTGATTCCGAGGAGGTTCTGTTTGAAGCTGTGGTTAAGTGGGTGCAGAAGAACCCAGAGGAGCGGAGCCGCTACTTTGAGGAGCTGTTCCGTCTGCTTAGACTGCCTCAAATCAAGCCCACATATCTGACCAGGGTTGTTAAAAATGAACAACTCGTGGCAGCCAACGAGGCCTGTCTCCGGCTAGTATCAGAGGCCGTTGAGGGTCATGCTATCCGCTTTGAAAATCTAAAGTCAGCTGATATGGAGTCCTGGTCTTCACACATGACCTCCTTTCAGCCCCGTTTTGGTCAGAATATGGACGTGATCATGGTAGTGGGAGGGGTGTCAGAGGGAGGGGACTACCTGAGTGAGTGCGTGGGCTACTTCATCTACGAGGACCGCTGGGTTAACCTGCCGCACATCCACAACCACCTGGATGGCCACGCCATTGCTGCCACGGAGTCCCACGTCTATGTGGCAGGTTCAATGGAACCAGGCTTCGCTAAGACCGTGGAGCGTTACAATCCCAACCGCAACACCTGGGAGCAGGTGAGCAACTTAACCACACGCAAGCATTCCTTCGGCCTAACCTGCATTAAGGACATCCTGTACAGTATCGGTGGCCACGGCAACTTCAGTCCAGGTTTTAAGGATGTCAGCGTGTATGAGCCCGAGCAGGACAAATGGCACAATCTGGAGTCGGCCCCGAAGATCCTGCGAGATGTGAAGGCGGTGAGCGTCGAGGACCGCTACGTGTACGTGACGGCCCGTACACCAGTGGATACAGACAATGAGGATGGACTAAAGACGGTGACCACTCGCTATGACTCGGAGAGCCGCCAGTGGCAGGATGTCGACTCCTTACCGCTCATTGACAACTACTGCATCTTCCAGATGGCGGTGGCTTCTACTAACTTCTATCACACAGCCTCCTGCTGCCCCAAAAGCTACACAGTTCGCGATGAGGTCGCcaagcaaaaaataagcatcCGCATTTCTGAGGAGATCTTAGAGAGCCTACCACCGGAGGTAACCAGCATCGAGGGCGCCGCAATCTGTCACTTTGACAAGGACGTTTTCATCATCGGAGGCTGGAAGAACAGCGACGACGTAGACAAGCAGTACCGAAAAGAGGCGTATCGTTACTGTGCGGAGAGGAAGCGTTGGATGCTCCTGCCCCCCATGCCTCAACCCCGTTGTCGGGCCACCGCCTGCCACGTCCGCATTCCCTACCGCTTCCTGTACGGCTGCCAGCGGTACCCCATGCCCCAGAACTTGGCCCGCCAGCGTGATCGCATGCAGCAGATGCAGCAGCTCCACAGGCGCACCCTGACTCTGCGCCGACAGCTCCAGTCACAGATCGAGTGTTAATTGGGTCGTCGCATGCTGCTGTCGCTGCAAACCGCCAGTCCACCATCGCAGACGACATTCCATCATATCCATGCACAACTCTCTACAGCTGCACTTGTGTTTCTGTCTTTATTCTGTGCCATCAGCTCTCCTCAATGTTGTGTTGCTGTGGCCGACTTAGATAAagcttttaaatgtgtgttattcagGGATGGGGGGGGTATAAGATATCTAAACGAGTGTTCAATAGCATCTAACAACTGTGTCTCCCAGAGCCATTTATGTTGATAGAAATGCTATTTATATGTCTGTACATTAAAGAAGTCTTAAGCTGTCTATGTATGCATTTATATGGATATTTTACATTCCTATGAAAGACTTTACTGGGAAGGATGTTTGACATCAGTAATAACTGCTTTCCAACGTTGTATTCCATTGTAGCACTGTGACAATCTCTTCATTCTTAACTAACTACAGTCCAAAAGTCTTAATACCTGCTCAGTTAGAATGTCCTATCCTATGAAGCCCTTCTGATTGGTGGTTAATTGTGATAATTCTGTAAACCTGTTTTTTTATTCCAGTGTTGCTTCAACAAGTTTGACTTTCTTTCTTGGGTATTTTTTCTGAGCAGGTTCTGTACAGTAAAAGGACTTAAAATCCCAAATGATGTGAGGAGGGTAATGTAATCATTTCCTGAGTTAAAGTTGCAATCCCTCCGTTTTGCCTCAGCAATCGGTACAAATCATTGGAGGTGTCTCCTGTCTATTGCACTTTGCTCTAAGTATCCCTGTTAAGGCTCTACTGAGAGCATGTTAGCAATGCATTTCCactaaagaatgaaaaaaaaatttgtctggATTTTGCACTTTTTGGACATCGAATTGTAAAGTCTTAAAGAGGCATATGAATTGAATTTGCCGCTGCACTTTGGCTTTGTCCCTTTTATTCCGTTCTTTTCAGACAAAGTGATTGTATTTGGAaatgctttgtttacctgctccCAGGCAGTGAGGGTAAATGTTCTTTGAGAAAATATGTTGTTATTGGCAGATTtgtttgcagcagtaaaataaattaaatcaaacacgTATTGTCGCCTACTTTCCTTCTATTTGAGTGTTGGAGCTATTTTCtagctttaaattattaaatatttttgaagaagttactcgtttttttttttttttttaaatataaacttgtttttttttgtgagatttatttatttgatagttTGCACTGGGTAAATTCTAAACATTGACATGTAGGCACCAGGTGATCCTCCATTAATGGTTATGTAACATTAATGGAACCTTGAATGACAAAAGGAAAATGCCAAATGTAGACATTGATATTTTTAGAtccaagagttttttgttgTAACACTGAGTGTGAGATAAAATCAAGTttgttgtaaaaacaaaaaagtaaatcaaGTCGGAAcaaaaactactactactactaagaAAAATCagaatgttttcattttcatgccttattatagccttacacacacaatcaaaaaaaaaaaaaaatcaaaatgtttctatttccaTGCCTTACTGACTATAGTcttacttcaaaataaaaatcaaaatgttttcattttatgccttaatagctttacttcaaaaaaataaataaaaataaaaacgtttCTATTTCCATGCCTCACCTACTATagctttacttaaaaaaaaaaaaattctaaatgtttttaattccgTGCCTTAcctattatagccttacttaaaaaaatttaaaaaatctaaatgtttttattttcatgccttacttactatagtcttacttcaaataaataaataaatgtttctatttccatgccttattatagccttacacACACAatcgaagaaaaaaaatcaaattgttttcatttttatggcttacaatagccttacttaaaaaaaaaaaatcaaaaagtttCTATTTCCATGCCTCACCTACGACAgccttacttaaaaaaaataaaaaataaattaaaaaagtttcaATTTCCATGCCTCACCTGCTATATCCTtacttcaaaaaataaaataaaatcaaaatgtttctatttccaTTCCttacctactatagccttacacacacaatcaaaagaaaataatcaaattgttttcattttgtgccttaataggtttacttccaaaaaaaaaaaaaaaattagttttcattttcatgccttactatagccttacttcaaaaaaagaaaaaaaaatctaaatgtttttattttcatgccttactatagctttaactcaaaaaagacaaaaaaaaataaaaataaaatctaaatgtttctaTTTCCATTCCttacctactatagccttacacacacaatcaaaagaaaaaaatcaaattgttttcattttatgccttaataggtttacttccaaaaaaaaaaaaaaaaattagttttcattttcatgccttactatagccttacttcaaaaaagaaaaaaaaatctaaatgtttttattttcatgccttaatagctttacttcaaaaaaataaaataaaaataaaaataaaaacgtttCTATTTCCATGCCTCACCTACTATagctttacttaaaaaaaaaaaaaaaattctaaatgtttCTAATTCCATGCCTTACCTATTATAGCcttactaaaaaataaaaaaaatctaaatgtttttattttcatgccttattatagccttacctactatagccttacttcaaaaaaataaataaataaataaaatcaaaatgtttctatttccaTTCCttacctactatagccttacacacacaatcaaaagaaaaaaatctaattgttttcattttatgccttaataggtttacttcaaaaaaaaaaaaaaaaaaaaaaaaaaaattcattttcatgccttactatagccttacttcaaaaaaaaaaaaaaaaatctaaatgtttttattttcatgccttattatagccttacctacaatagcctttctaaaaaaaacaatacaaaaaaactaaatgtttctatttccatgccttattatagccttacctacacACAATCGAAGAAAAATATctaattgttttcatttttatggcttactatagcctttctaTTTCCATACCTCACCTACTACAGCCttacttataaaaaaaaaaaaaaaactaaatgtttctatttccatgccttattatagccttgcCAACGcacaatggaagaaaaaaataaaataaataataatgaaaatgtttctttttccaTTCCttacctactatagccttacacacacaatctaaagaaaaaaatcaaattgttttcattttatgccttaatagctttactttgaaaaaaaaaaaaaagaaaaatcaaaatgttcctATTgacatgccttattatagccttacctattATAgccttacacacacaaaaaatcgaattgttttcatttttatgccttactatagctttaccttaataaagtttaaaaaaaaaagaaaaatctaaatgtttctatttgcatgccttattatagccttacctactatagtcttaaactaaaaaaaaaaaaaaagaaaacaaaaaagaaaaatcaaaatgtttctatttccaTGCCTTACCTACTATATAACCTTACACAAGGCAtggaaccagtttgatttctctctttttttaatttgaggtaaggctataaaaaggcatgaaaaatgagtacCACATAATAATCAGCCAACATATAAggaaagagaaaacaaaatgacactggACATCAGGCAGATCTTACAAAAGTATTCCAGATACTAATGttacaaatatttgtttaaataccacacttgttttatttattattattattattttttttataatggttTACACTACTGACCAGTGGAGGCGGAAATGCGCCTTCACTTGTTTGCCAACCACcagtaaagaagaagaagacggcACGTGGAGCTTGGAGAAGGGGCTGACGCTAGAGGGCGCATGTCCATGTGTAGTAGGTCAGcgtgattaaaaataatttcgGGATATTTTCCGGGAAATGAGAGGATGTTTCTGTCATTGTCAGTTTTCGTAGTGTAGCGGTTACAGTCTTCAGTTTTCAAATTTTGGTGAGGAAACGGGTTATAATCGCACTTGTTGGTAAACTCACAGCCCTCCTTAGTGAAATTATTCCTAACATTTtgacactacacactacacagattTGGCATATTTTGCTTCCAAGTGTTTCAAGATGagaaataatgacaaa
The Gouania willdenowi chromosome 8, fGouWil2.1, whole genome shotgun sequence genome window above contains:
- the klhl11 gene encoding kelch-like protein 11 — translated: MAAAAPNPEDPARSCSNGSPGAAGALAGDGDAEEAEDFTSSSHCSELSRRQNEQRKQGLFCDVTLAFSSGAATGNVQSCEFSAHRSVLAAATDYFTPLLGGQFSESLSGRVEMKEWSSELGPDPETVESVIQYMYTGEIRVSTCNVHEVLELADRFLLVQLKDFCGEFLKKKLSLTNCVAVHSLAHMYTLDQLALRAADMIRRNFHKVIQDEEFYTLPFHLVRDWLSDAEITVDSEEVLFEAVVKWVQKNPEERSRYFEELFRLLRLPQIKPTYLTRVVKNEQLVAANEACLRLVSEAVEGHAIRFENLKSADMESWSSHMTSFQPRFGQNMDVIMVVGGVSEGGDYLSECVGYFIYEDRWVNLPHIHNHLDGHAIAATESHVYVAGSMEPGFAKTVERYNPNRNTWEQVSNLTTRKHSFGLTCIKDILYSIGGHGNFSPGFKDVSVYEPEQDKWHNLESAPKILRDVKAVSVEDRYVYVTARTPVDTDNEDGLKTVTTRYDSESRQWQDVDSLPLIDNYCIFQMAVASTNFYHTASCCPKSYTVRDEVAKQKISIRISEEILESLPPEVTSIEGAAICHFDKDVFIIGGWKNSDDVDKQYRKEAYRYCAERKRWMLLPPMPQPRCRATACHVRIPYRFLYGCQRYPMPQNLARQRDRMQQMQQLHRRTLTLRRQLQSQIEC